The Deinococcus apachensis DSM 19763 genome segment CCCGCTGGTCACGGACCTTCAGCAGCGTGTGCAGGCCCTGGAAGCGGAACTCCAGACCCGCCAGCAGCAGGCCATGACCCTGTTCAGCGAGGCCCCCGCCCCCTACGTCTTGCTGAACTCCCAGGGCCGCGTTCAGGAGGTCAACGCCGCTGGGTGCGCCCTGCTGGGCCGCAGCCGTGAGGTCCTGCTGGGCAAGCGGCTGGGCGGATTCCTCACCCCTGAGTCGCAAGGCTCCTTCGACGTGCTGCTCCAGCAGGTGTTGGACGGGGGCCTGAAGCACCGTGGGGAAGCCAGGGTGTTGCACGCGGATGACACCCCCTTTGACGTCCTGCTGGACGTCGACGCTTCCATCGTGGACGGGGCCTTCCAGCACTTCCGGCTGGTAATGACGGACATCACCGCCCACCAGCAGGTCAAACAGGACCTTTTGGACACCACCACGGCCCAGGAACGCCAGCTTCAGGAACAGGCCGCCCGGATTCGGGCACTGAACCAGGAACTGGAGCAGATCGTCGCCACCTTCCTCCAGCAACTCCACCTGCCCACCGCGCGGGCCATGAACTTCCTGGGACTGCTGCGCCAAGCCCTGGGGGAACAGCCGGAACAGGTCACCGCACCGCTGCTGAAGACGGAACGGGCCGTGCAGGCGGTCATCGCGCTGCTGGCTACCCTGGACCGCTACATGGGGCTGAGGAGCATGCGGGTCCGCCTTCAGCGCGTGGACCTGAACAAAGTGCTGGATCAGGTGATCAAGGAGGCCCAGCCTCAGCTGGTGGGGCGGAACCTTCGAATCACCAGGGACTCCCTGCCCACGGTGCAGGGCGACATCCAGGGCCTGTACCTGATCCTCAACGAGTACGTGTCGAACGCCGTGAAGTTCACCAAGGAGCGGGAGGCGGCGCGGGTGCATGTCCTGGCGCGGGAGACGGAGACAGAGTACCACATCGGGGTGGAGGACAACGGCACGGGCTTCAACATGCGCCAGAAGGACCGGATTTTCCAGCTGTTCGGGCGGCTGCACTCGTCCAGGGACTACGAGGGGACCGGGGTGGGCCTGATGACCGTGCGCCGGGTGTGTGAGCGCTTCGGGGGCCGGGCATGGGGGGAAGGCAAGGTGGATCAGGGGAGTACGTTCTGGTTCGCCTGGCCCAAGCAGCCCCGGCTGCGCGAGTAGTCCCGGAAGGTGGGAGGGCTAGTCAGAGGGGCCGTGAACCACCCTACCCTTGCGCGTTCACTTGTGGACCGTTCCTCGTCACCGTGTGCACGTCCACCGTATGCTCGGGTGGTGCCCGACGTGTTTACGATGCTGAGCGCACGGTTACAGGACGTGACCGAATCGCTCGCCAGCGCCCAGACCGAACAGGCGGTGTTCGATGTCATCCTGCATCCCGCCGCGCAAGCGCTCAACGCGCACGCCGCCACCGTCCTGCTCACCACCGGTGCGCACCCGCAGCTCCACCGCGTCGCCACCGTCGGCGAGGACGAGTTCCTGCCGTCCGTATGGGCGGACGCCTTGGTCGACGACGACGGCCCCGCCGCGGACGCCCTGGGGCGGCACACACCCCTGCTCTTCGAGCACGACGGGGACCTGGCGCGTGCGTACCCGACCCTGGAGGCGCGCACCGGGGCGACGGCGCCGGTCGCGGCCACGGCGGTGCTGCCCATGTTCCTGGACGAGCGGCCGTTGGGCGTCCTGGTGCTGGACTTCACCGAGCCGCACGTCTTCACGGACGAGGAGCGGCGCTTCCTGCGCATCCTCGCGGCGCAGTGCGCCATTGCCATCGGCCGCGCGCGTCTGCTGCGCGGCCTGGAGGCGCAGGTGGTGGCGCGCACCACGGCGGAGCGGGCGGAGCGGTCCCGCGCGGACACCCTGGCCGTGCTGGGCGACGCGCTGCTGAGTGCGGCCACCCCGGAGGAGGTCGCCCGGGTGACGCTCGCGCAACTCGGTCCGGCGCTGGATGCGCGGGGGCTGGTGATGGTGCAGCTGGACGGTACCCAGGCGCACGCGCCCGTGTGGTGGGGTGAGGTGCCGTCCCCGTTGCGGTCGCTGCTCACCCCGGAGGGTCTGCCGCTGAGTCGCCTGCCGCTGGTCGCACACGTGCAGGCGTGCGGGGCCGGGTGCTACCTGCCGGACGATGCTGCCAGCCTGCCCGCCATGCGGCGACTCACACGTGACGCGGTGGGTGTGGAGCACGTCACGCTTCCAGACGGCACCCTGGCCGGGTTGCTCATGATGTGGCGCGCGCCGGAACACCGGCCATGGCTGCCCGAGGAACGGGCGCTGCTGCGGCGCGGCGCGGCCACCTTGGGGCTCGCCCTGGACCGCGCGGGCACCCTGGCGACGTTGCGGGCCAGCGAGGTGGCGGTGCGGGGGCAGAACACCACGCTGGAGGCGCAGTCGCGGGCGCTGCACGCGGCCAACGCGGAGTTGGACGCCTTCGCGCTGTCGGTGTCCCACGACCTGCGCACCCCGGTGCGCCACATGATCGGCTTCCTGGCGCTGCTGCGCCGCGCCCTGGGGAACGGGCTGGACGGCAACCCGCAGGCGGCGCGGTACCTGGGGGTGGTGGAGGAGGCCGCGGCGCGCATGAACACCCTGATTGACGCGCTGCTGGATTTGGCGCGGACCTCCCGGCAGGCGCTGCGCCTGGAACGGGTGAATCTGGGCGCACTGGTGGAGGCCGTGCGGACGGAGCTGGCGGCCGAGACCGAAGTGCGCAAGGTGACGTGGGTGGTGGGGGCGCTGCCGGACGTGCAGGCCGACGGGGAATTGCTGCGACAGGTGATGCTGAACCTGCTGTCGAACGCGGTGAAGTACACGTGCGGCACACCGCAGGCACGCATCGAGGTGACCGCGGAGGTGCGCGCGGAGGAATGGGTGGTGCAGGCGCGGGACAACGGGGCAGGCTTCGACCCGGCGCACGCGGGCCGCCTGTTCGGGGTATTCCAGCGGCTGCACCGCCAGGAGGAGTTCGAGGGGACTGGCGTGGGGCTCGCCAACGTGCGGCGCATCGTGGAACGCCACGGGGGGCGGGTGTGGGCCGAGGGGCAGCCGGGGGAGGGTGCAGTCTTCGCCTTTACCCTTCCGCGCCCGCAGGAAGAGGCGACCGAGGGACCCGCAGTCACCGCCCTCGTGTGAAGAAGCCACGGCTCCAGGGGCTGGAAGCAGAACCCTTTCCCTTCAC includes the following:
- a CDS encoding sensor histidine kinase; protein product: MTNPEPTPNPLVTDLQQRVQALEAELQTRQQQAMTLFSEAPAPYVLLNSQGRVQEVNAAGCALLGRSREVLLGKRLGGFLTPESQGSFDVLLQQVLDGGLKHRGEARVLHADDTPFDVLLDVDASIVDGAFQHFRLVMTDITAHQQVKQDLLDTTTAQERQLQEQAARIRALNQELEQIVATFLQQLHLPTARAMNFLGLLRQALGEQPEQVTAPLLKTERAVQAVIALLATLDRYMGLRSMRVRLQRVDLNKVLDQVIKEAQPQLVGRNLRITRDSLPTVQGDIQGLYLILNEYVSNAVKFTKEREAARVHVLARETETEYHIGVEDNGTGFNMRQKDRIFQLFGRLHSSRDYEGTGVGLMTVRRVCERFGGRAWGEGKVDQGSTFWFAWPKQPRLRE
- a CDS encoding sensor histidine kinase, translating into MPDVFTMLSARLQDVTESLASAQTEQAVFDVILHPAAQALNAHAATVLLTTGAHPQLHRVATVGEDEFLPSVWADALVDDDGPAADALGRHTPLLFEHDGDLARAYPTLEARTGATAPVAATAVLPMFLDERPLGVLVLDFTEPHVFTDEERRFLRILAAQCAIAIGRARLLRGLEAQVVARTTAERAERSRADTLAVLGDALLSAATPEEVARVTLAQLGPALDARGLVMVQLDGTQAHAPVWWGEVPSPLRSLLTPEGLPLSRLPLVAHVQACGAGCYLPDDAASLPAMRRLTRDAVGVEHVTLPDGTLAGLLMMWRAPEHRPWLPEERALLRRGAATLGLALDRAGTLATLRASEVAVRGQNTTLEAQSRALHAANAELDAFALSVSHDLRTPVRHMIGFLALLRRALGNGLDGNPQAARYLGVVEEAAARMNTLIDALLDLARTSRQALRLERVNLGALVEAVRTELAAETEVRKVTWVVGALPDVQADGELLRQVMLNLLSNAVKYTCGTPQARIEVTAEVRAEEWVVQARDNGAGFDPAHAGRLFGVFQRLHRQEEFEGTGVGLANVRRIVERHGGRVWAEGQPGEGAVFAFTLPRPQEEATEGPAVTALV